The Hylaeus volcanicus isolate JK05 unplaced genomic scaffold, UHH_iyHylVolc1.0_haploid 7840, whole genome shotgun sequence genome includes the window aattgtgaggtgcccTAcgaatgtgcgtcacagtcggttcaatttgaaaatttcttgtttggaaaaatttgtacagactactcaaatatgtatgaaaacaggataaaaagttcgacggaattaattattttttttcattctaaaaaaattcacaaaaaaccGCTTTTATAAGTCCTcttaattcaggatacccccttaacgTTAAAACTATCTACGTTTTGGTGTTAAAAAATGGCGCGTAAGTCGCGAGTCAGTGCGCGGGAGGATTTCCGTCGATCAAAGTTTCTCCGCCGCCAAAAGTCGTCGTAATTTAAGATATCCCCTTAATACGCCTCATATGGGTGTTTCTATACATGTTTGCAGTACGAAGCCGACTTTATTCATCACGACGTAAACACTAAGACGAGTAAATATGATTTCATAGTTTATTATCTTGGTTTGCCAGGACTTTCGGTGTTCGTCGTTAACGAGCCATCGGAGCTGTAGTGAACGTTCTGCGTGTTTGCAAGTTATGGTTATTATCTATACGTATcatctttgaaaaaattcaattacttctAATACACACCTTGATAGGTGTACGCTGCTTGCGGAAACTTGAGAAAGTCGCTGAAACGGATttggtgaatttttttcttctgcgATTGAAAATACGTTTGCGTTAGAGATCGAGATAAACGTGATTGATTAAAGTTTATAGCGACACTCACTGGTAACTTCTGCTGCTGTTGCTAACGTCTACCGTATCCTTGCTACTGTAACTGATGGCGGCTAGACATCGTTCTTCGTCCGTGAGACGATCCTGGCAGTCTCCGCGACATCTGCCGAACTTGCTTCGCCAGTAATCCCTCCACTTCTCCATCATCCCTTTGCGTGGGCCTTTTGGGGTGCACGTGTCCCCCTCGCAGTATTCcccatttttatacaaaacgGCGACGCTGAAGCAAAAGTGATGCACCATTGCAACATCTCGTCTAACGTTGATgagattttttcttttgctccTTTTTTATCGCTAATTCAAAGTTCGCGCGTTTGCGATTCTTCTTGGACTCTGGTAacactgtccaacaaatttaaactttttttaaattccgcgatatccactaggtgactcttatagggttcctcgttctaaatacgaatctgaaagtgaaattgctccatcgcccttagttttcgagaaattcgcgattttgtaaatacgatcgattttgaaagaaaacgtaatactacttgaaaactacgaacgctagaaagttctatttagtcttaaaagatagaggagtgttttctaaaTACGAAGAcatatttctttagaattatctgctcttttgaatgcctgtaaatgaacgCCGAAGTTGAAAAAGTTGGCGA containing:
- the LOC128882232 gene encoding uncharacterized protein LOC128882232, with amino-acid sequence VRPHLDDEKWYPAFGGVLRVISTLEQSGAGTGLATWRKSGAYQMMPKIGAPPIDEPEEAVPPLYKEEDTGVTLGTTELISIAVVSALLVWLLVGLSLVCYRFLVKHSDECGPCDAVHPPVAVLYKNGEYCEGDTCTPKGPRKGMMEKWRDYWRSKFGRCRGDCQDRLTDEERCLAAISYSSKDTVDVSNSSRSYQRKKFTKSVSATFSSFRKQRTPIKNVHYSSDGSLTTNTESPGKPR